A DNA window from Carassius gibelio isolate Cgi1373 ecotype wild population from Czech Republic chromosome A6, carGib1.2-hapl.c, whole genome shotgun sequence contains the following coding sequences:
- the LOC128015387 gene encoding caspase-8: MDKKESINRICQNKVFLLETLSVEAEIILQHVQQAGIITMREYGNLSDIPQREKRVIGLLDKLMGKGEETCRRFIELLRKDDILEIFPLLKDHAVISSPVQEVCQYKIAQNPRGTCVIINNVHFATLSERMGSDLDQEKLGAVFRWLGFEVVVHRNKTAAEMKNLLEDLGKTVDGDCFVCCILSHGIKEGVCGTDEDVISVDEIREPFNGTNCQRLVGKPKLFFIQACRGKRKQNRVQVQADSSEDGESEMELDGDDFDITIPADTDFLIARSTTDGHLSYRNLKEGSWFIQSLCRNLEQHCPLGTDIYTVLLCVNNEVSSQGINCKQMPVHEVAMRKKLVLLPP; encoded by the exons ATGGACAAAAAAGAATCAATTAATAGAATTTGCCAAAATAAAGTTTTCCTCTTGGAGACTCTATCTGTAGAAGCCGAAATCATCTTGCAGCATGTGCAGCAGGCTGGAATTATTACAATGCGTGAGTACGGGAACCTCTCAGATATTCCTCAAAGAGAGAAGAGAGTCATCGGCCTACTGGACAAACTCATGGGAAAGGGGGAGGAAACTTGTCGCCGATTCATTGAACTTTTAAGAAAGGATGACATATTGGAAATCTTTCCATTATTAAAGGATCATGCCGTAATTTCTTCTCCAGTGCAGGAG GTTTGTCAATACAAAATAGCACAAAATCCACGTGGCACCTGTGTAATCATCAATAATGTACATTTTGCGACCTTAAGTGAAAGAATGGGATCAGATCTGGACCAAG AGAAACTTGGAGCAGTTTTCCGCTGGCTGGGGTTTGAGGTGGTGGTGCACCGAAATAAAACTGCGGCTGAAATGAAGAATCTCCTCGAGGATTTGGGGAAGACAGTAGATGGAGACTGCTTTGTATGCTGCATCCTCTCCCATGGCATTAAGGAAGGGGTCTGTGGAACCGATGAAGATGTTATTTCTGTTGATGAAATACGAGAGCCTTTCAATGGCACTAACTGCCAGAGGCTAGTCGGCAAGCCCAAGCTGTTTTTCATACAGGCATGTCGtgggaaaagaaaacaaaatcgtGTGCAAGTCCAAGCGGATTCTTCAGAAGATGGAGAGTCAGAGATGGAATTGGATGGTGATGATTTTGATATCACAATCCCGGCTGACACGGATTTCCTCATTGCCAGGTCAACCACTGACGGTCACCTTTCTTATAGAAACCTAAAAGAGGGCTCCTGGTTTATTCAGTCACTTTGCCGAAACCTTGAACAACATTGTCCACT AGGTACAGACATCTACACTGTCCTGCTTTGTGTGAATAATGAGGTTAGCAGTCAGGGAATCAACTGCAAACAGATGCCAGTCCATGAAGTCGCCATGAGAAAGAAACTGGTCCTGCTGCCACCGTGA